A stretch of the Desulfobacter sp. genome encodes the following:
- the recR gene encoding recombination protein RecR codes for MNHYPEAILKLIRSLSTLPGIGKKTAERLALHILHAPDHEAAALAGDIVELKSSVRLCTSCFALTDTDQCRICKDPARDTSLICVVENPTDMAAIEKSGSFSGVYHILGGVLSPIEGIGPDDIRLAELFNRTQPPAQLNEIILATKTNVEGEATAAYIQDRLEKSGIKITRIASGVPMGGDLQYVDPLTMQKAIEKRYGI; via the coding sequence CCTGTCCACCTTGCCCGGTATCGGTAAAAAAACCGCAGAACGCCTGGCGCTTCACATCCTTCATGCGCCCGACCATGAAGCCGCTGCCCTGGCAGGGGATATTGTCGAGCTTAAAAGCAGTGTGCGGCTGTGCACCTCCTGTTTTGCCTTAACCGATACGGATCAATGCCGGATATGCAAAGATCCCGCCCGTGACACCTCCCTGATCTGTGTGGTTGAAAACCCAACAGACATGGCAGCCATTGAAAAATCCGGGTCATTTTCAGGGGTCTACCATATCCTGGGCGGGGTTCTTTCTCCCATTGAGGGCATCGGGCCGGATGATATCCGCCTGGCAGAACTCTTTAACCGGACCCAGCCCCCGGCCCAGCTAAATGAAATCATTCTGGCCACCAAGACCAATGTGGAAGGAGAGGCCACAGCCGCCTATATCCAGGACAGATTGGAAAAATCAGGCATCAAAATCACCCGGATTGCATCCGGGGTCCCCATGGGCGGGGATCTTCAATATGTGGACCCGCTGACCATGCAAAAGGCAATTGAAAAAAGATATGGAATCTAA
- a CDS encoding YkgJ family cysteine cluster protein: MESKQLTAHDIFECQLCGRCCKGFGGTYVTPQDILNIVAYIKADPSTFVDTYCDMSGSRPVLTLAENGFCIFFDPEKQCTVHPVKPYMCKAWPYIKTIIDYPENWDIMANSCPGMKKKIAHKELSRIVAAEKEKLDKACNIKP; this comes from the coding sequence ATGGAATCTAAACAACTCACGGCTCACGATATATTTGAATGCCAGCTTTGCGGCCGATGCTGCAAAGGCTTCGGAGGCACCTATGTCACGCCCCAAGACATTTTAAACATTGTAGCTTATATCAAGGCGGATCCTTCAACCTTTGTCGACACCTATTGTGATATGTCAGGGTCCAGACCCGTCCTTACCCTGGCTGAAAACGGATTCTGCATCTTTTTTGATCCTGAAAAACAATGCACCGTTCACCCGGTAAAACCTTATATGTGCAAAGCCTGGCCCTATATCAAAACCATTATTGATTATCCTGAAAACTGGGATATCATGGCCAACTCCTGCCCGGGCATGAAAAAAAAGATTGCCCATAAAGAGCTTAGTCGAATTGTTGCAGCGGAAAAAGAAAAACTGGACAAGGCCTGTAACATCAAGCCCTAG
- a CDS encoding flagellar motor protein MotB, producing MPEESGEEKIEEIRQASPSEEGITVVQGAPAWMATFADLVTLLMCFFVLLFAMSTTQQETYKELVQSLRSALGAQAVPESGTREGLTMHPVPSEEPSENQQIDELGAMIEKEMEDIVSEVRELVLFNKLGGEVSVTKTDEGVVITTSDLLLFAEGGTKLAPKGLDILEKVASVLAKLAYHVKIKGHTDAEPISSALYPSNWELSSARASTVVRLLVQNGVPPFYISAEGYAQYHPVATNDTARGRARNRRVEIVYERDSIARQFADMQSN from the coding sequence ATGCCTGAAGAGAGCGGTGAAGAAAAAATTGAGGAGATAAGACAGGCATCTCCGTCAGAAGAGGGGATAACCGTAGTGCAGGGTGCCCCTGCCTGGATGGCGACCTTTGCCGACCTGGTGACCCTTTTAATGTGCTTTTTTGTTCTTTTGTTTGCCATGAGCACCACCCAGCAGGAGACCTACAAAGAGTTGGTCCAGTCTTTGAGAAGCGCCCTGGGGGCCCAGGCGGTTCCTGAATCCGGCACAAGGGAAGGGTTGACCATGCATCCGGTGCCTTCGGAAGAACCCTCTGAAAACCAGCAGATTGATGAGCTGGGCGCCATGATTGAAAAGGAGATGGAGGATATTGTTTCCGAAGTCAGGGAACTGGTGCTGTTCAACAAGCTGGGCGGCGAGGTCAGTGTGACCAAGACCGACGAAGGGGTGGTCATTACCACGTCGGATCTATTGCTCTTTGCCGAAGGCGGTACCAAGCTTGCGCCCAAGGGGCTGGACATCCTTGAAAAGGTGGCTTCTGTCCTGGCAAAGCTGGCCTATCACGTCAAGATCAAGGGGCATACCGACGCTGAACCGATCTCATCGGCCCTCTACCCGTCCAACTGGGAATTGTCCAGTGCCCGGGCCTCTACCGTGGTCCGTCTCCTGGTCCAAAACGGGGTGCCGCCCTTTTATATTTCAGCAGAGGGCTATGCCCAATATCATCCTGTGGCCACCAATGACACGGCCCGGGGCAGGGCCCGGAACCGCCGGGTGGAAATTGTCTATGAACGCGATTCCATTGCCCGTCAGTTTGCCGACATGCAGTCCAACTAG